The following proteins come from a genomic window of Montipora capricornis isolate CH-2021 chromosome 9, ASM3666992v2, whole genome shotgun sequence:
- the LOC138016291 gene encoding uncharacterized protein has product MIQKITDSLENDPAMKLTMDSADFRSETSSFNSEYEEVYVSITGHDSASCGHKTYPCKSIAQAVSQVDGNYGHIYLNGTGTERQPFNCSREMQRGIEIQKSVSIEGMNSTPTAHISCFGGIKFRSVERELNVSISGIVFQQTPLTFEDCNFIQLFNSYFRGGSAVTVYVNNISSTNFNIRSSSFFDNNVSCVDFILASGKAQTQFLTVRINSTTFQGNGCFGKRSMKLGAITIGSAIKAALGPILVEVSCSKVYYTKHCGHFVKIKLPHATINEVYTDVTLVGNGVGRLWMRSNSEAKSLFSSLARKTYAKFVGLSCYSNRLRCLKIECNETEVEIYNSSFQDQYVPSGRGASILLEATTHAALRVLNSSFGKNRAKAGGAISVHSKHGTIELLFSRVNFTACAAEKYGCTVLVGDPQSARVTNRTATFKLIANFTEVLVNNCSGIKVWRRRKCSVFYFLVFSGKVTINGSSWTNNRVRTDATFLLGNAGGKTDIIVSNCTFVNNSALLQTAVMFVALGPLPGSIMIENTTFLTQPVDTENKKSNALLISPEFRIELMNVSFSSRNAIGLAIFRFAKKPQAFAMNIYIVNCTFFNSAQDIVVNILEATEIKFNIRNTVFSTKRAGNKDIGIFFAVKPITKLNLSSAVIELDNVTFLSRPCSVFNLLTPGEKTLKIRNSIFQGGICSHQQGSRHHQYQLGAGSISIIALHDNLNQSGCIGQQYTRNIHPLWNYDTKIIIEGSTFEGNAGLMVGAIAVVNGNVTFDKCNFRNNFGNKTSGHVYSGYGTGRIHFKDCSFSTTLHSIAANGVLFKKSTVLYSESGGPLEIENTSMVSNVSQRITLSTMVGVSNGGYVNIDNQSIIECSAGSQLLFENNTHFQYGYNEIDGNSCRFNVTALHYSCNSCPPGFYSLQKGASRGLNLLASFECLQCPFGATCVEKNVAARPNFWGYPNPNKAHALTFYACPEGYCQSPSQKSGALQYNACFGKRSGFLCGKCFPEYSETLFTTECRKRSECNTHMLWIIAIIYTTGMALYLLTKPPIIRYLVKQILWFRNREGYALVDGSDGEMDGHKDIGYLKIIFYFYQAADLLIVGSAEHLFHDKIPFVLSIIEAFNFEISTLKKSISCPFPGITAVTKELLLSGTVFLIMAEIVTIYCFHFAFNKVRRKEGPCVIHYIAVFIELLLLGYERLAESSLNLMNCFPIGSEKRLFIDAEIVCWQWWQYILLTYIIVSVVPFILILYFGSSKLHDASISAKEFLGACTFPLPFLVYWLFKRVLITGNNSSHARQNNKDVLEVLHGPFRQPKGNDNGTLYWESVLIGRRLALLLCHAFITNSMLRLVCMTVACIVILLHHAIKNPFQDPIANTSETASLLILAVMAVINLTKATLVAFGITIDGPATTYLEILEWFEVCVLSFVPALLGIFLAIAALSQLVRNL; this is encoded by the exons atgatacaAAAGATCACAGACAGTCTTGAAAACGACCCGGCGATGAAATTGACAATGGACAGTGCAGATTTTCGATCAGAAACAA GTAGTTTTAACTCCGAATATGAAGAGGTCTATGTTTCCATTACCGGTCACGATTCTGCAAGCTGTGGCCACAAAACATACCCATGCAAGTCTATTGCACAAGCAGTTAGTCAAGTTGACGGGAATTATGGCCACATTTATCTTAACGGCACTGGCACAGAGAGACAGCCGTTCAATTGCAGCCGGGAAATGCAGCGTGGGATAGAAATTCAGAAAAGCGTCAGCATAGAGGGGATGAATTCAACGCCGACCGCGCACATTTCATGTTTTGGTGGAATAAAATTCCGGTCCGTCGAAAGGGAACTGAATGTATCCATATCCGGTATTGTTTTCCAACAAACTCCGCTGACGTTTGAAGATTGCAATTTCATACAATtatttaacagttatttccGAGGTGGATCCGCTGTAACGGTTTATGTGAACAACATATCCAGCACCAATTTCAACATTCGAAGTTCTTCATTCTTTGACAACAATGTGTCCTGTGTGGATTTTATTTTGGCTTCCGGCAAAGCTCAAACTCAGTTCCTTACAGTGAGAATCAATAGCACCACTTTTCAGGGCAACGGCTGCTTTGGAAAACGCTCAATgaaattaggagcaataacaaTTGGATCAGCAATAAAAGCAGCTTTAGGACCTATCTTGGTGGAAGTATCATGCTCTAAGGTCTACTACACCAAACACTGCGGCcattttgttaaaatcaaaTTGCCGCATGCCACCATAAACGAGGTTTATACGGACGTAACGCTTGTGGGAAATGGAGTTGGTCGGCTTTGGATGCGATCAAATAGCGAAGCAAAAAGCTTGTTTAGTTCACTAGCAAGAAAAACCTACGCTAAATTTGTAGGCCTAAGCTGCTACAGCAACCGGTTGCGATGTCTCAAGATCGAGTGTAATGAGACCGAAGTGGAAATTTATAACTCTTCCTTTCAGGACCAGTACGTTCCATCTGGAAGAGGTGCATCCATTTTGCTTGAGGCAACAACTCACGCAGCATTGCGTGTGCTAAACAGCAGTTTTGGAAAGAATCGAGCAAAAGCAGGCGGAGCCATAAGCGTTCATAGCAAACATGGGACGATAGAGCTCTTGTTTTCACGCGTTAATTTTACTGCATGCGCTGCAGAAAAGTACGGATGTACGGTTTTAGTCGGGGATCCTCAAAGTGCTCGAGTTACAAACCGAACAGCGACATTTAAATTAATTGCAAACTTCACAGAGGTGCTTGTCAACAACTGCTCTGGTATAAAGGTATGGCGTAGAAGAAAGTGCAGTGTGTTCTATTTTCTCGTCTTTAGTGGAAAGGTGACCATAAACGGCTCTTCCTGGACAAATAACAGGGTAAGGACAGATGCTACTTTTCTGTTGGGAAATGCCGGTGGCAAAACTGACATTATAGTGTCGAACTGCACCTTTGTCAACAACTCTGCTCTTCTTCAAACTGCCGTTATGTTTGTAGCCTTAGGCCCACTTCCAGGCAGCATAATGATTGAGAATACCACTTTTTTGACTCAACCAGTGgacactgaaaacaaaaaatcgAACGCATTGCTTATAAGTCCAGAATTCAGAATCGAGTTGATGAACGTGTCATTTAGCTCGCGAAATGCTATCGGGCTTGCGATTTTCCGCTTCGCAAAAAAGCCTCAAGCTTTTGCGATGAACATTTACATCGTAAACTGCACTTTTTTCAACAGTGCTCAAGATATTGTAGTCAATATTCTAGAAGCAACCGAAATTAAGTTCAACATAAGAAATACTGTCTTTTCTACCAAACGTGCAGGAAACAAGGACATTGGCATCTTTTTTGCGGTTAAACCAATCACCAAACTAAACTTATCAAGCGCAGTTATAGAACTGGACAACGTAACATTTCTATCCCGGCCTTGCAGCGTTTTCAACCTGCTCACTCCAGGAGAGAAAACTCTCAAAATACGGAATTCCATTTTTCAAGGGGGCATTTGTTCCCATCAGCAAGGGTCAAGGCACCATCAGTATCAATTAGGAGCTGGCTCCATATCAATTATAGCACTACATGATAACCTCAACCAATCAGGATGTATTGGGCAGCAATACACCAGAAACATCCACCCTTTGTGGAATTATGACACCAAAATAATCATCGAAGGCAGCACGTTTGAAGGAAACGCAGGTCTAATGGTCGGAGCCATTGCCGTCGTCAACGGAAACGTTACGTTTGACAAGTGCAATTTTCGAAATAACTTTGGCAACAAAACCTCCGGACACGTTTATTCAGGGTATGGCACAGGCCGAATCCACTTCAAAGATTGTTCGTTCTCGACAACGCTCCATAGCATTGCGGCGAACGGCGTTCTCTTCAaaaaatcaacggttttgtATTCTGAAAGCGGTGGACCCTTAGAAATTGAAAACACTTCAATGGTATCAAATGTTAGTCAAAGAATTACTCTCTCCACAATGGTGGGTGTCTCGAATGGAGGATACGTCAACATTGATAACCAGTCCATTATCGAATGCAGCGCGGGAAGTCagcttttgtttgaaaataacaCGCACTTTCAGTACGGATACAACGAGATAGACGGAAATTCCTGCCGATTTAACGTGACTGCTCTACACTATTCCTGTAATTCGTGTCCCCCCGGTTTCTACAGTTTACAGAAAGGTGCTTCCCGCGGACTAAATTTACTTGCATCATTTGAATGCCTGCAATGTCCCTTTGGAGCGACTtgtgttgaaaaaaatgtcgCTGCAAGACCGAATTTCTGGGGATACCCGAATCCTAACAAGGCCCATGCATTGACGTTCTATGCTTGTCCGGAAGGTTACTGTCAGAGTCCATCACAGAAGTCGGGTGCACTACAATATAACGCCTGCTTTGGAAAGCGAAGCGGATTTCTCTGTGGGAAGTGTTTTCCAGAATATAGTGAAACACTCTTTACTACCGAGTGCCGCAAGAGAAGCGAATGCAATACCCACATGTTGTGgataatagcaataatttacACGACTGGAATGGCTCTTTATCTCTTAACTAAGCCTCCGATAATACGTTATCTTGTCAAGCAAATATTGTGGTTCAGGAATCGAGAAGGCTATGCTCTCGTAGATGGATCTGATGGGGAAATGGATGGACACAAAGATATTGGATATCTTAAAATCATATTCTATTTTTATCAAGCCGCCGATCTATTGATAGTAGGGTCAGCTGAACATTTGTTTCACGATAAAATTCCATTTGTACTGTCTATCATTGAAGCGTTTAATTTTGAGATCAGCACCCTTAAGAAATCTATATCTTGCCCTTTTCCTGGAATTACAGCTGTGACAAAGGAGTTGCTACTTTCCGGAACCGTTTTTCTCATAATGGCAGAAATAGTAACAATTTActgctttcatttcgcttttaatAAGGTACGGAGAAAGGAAGGGCCATGTGTTATTCATTACATAGCTGTTTTCATAGAGTTACTGCTACTTGGGTACGAGCGACTTGCAGAATCATCCTTAAACCTTATGAACTGTTTTCCTATAGGCTCTGAGAAACGGTTGTTTATCGATGCAGAGATCGTTTGTTGGCAGTGGTGGCAATATATACTGCTGACTTACATCATCGTGTCAGTGGTACCTTTTATCCTTATTTTGTACTTTGGATCGTCAAAGCTTCATGACGCCTCAATCTCCGCGAAAGAGTTTCTCGGAGCGTGCACATTTCCCTTACCGTTTCTAGTTTACTGGCTGTTTAAGAGAGTCCTTATAACAGGGAATAACAGCTCACACGCAAGACAGAACAACAAGGACGTTTTGGAAGTACTTCATGGGCCGTTTCGTCAGCCTAAGGGTAACGACAATGGAACACTGTACTGGGAAAGCGTTTTGATTGGTAGACGGTTGGCGTTACTCCTTTGTCACGCATTCATCACAAATTCAATGCTTCGATTGGTTTGTATGACTGTCGCTTGCATCGTCATATTGCTTCATCACGCAATCAAAAACCCTTTTCAGGATCCTATTGCGAACACATCCGAAACGGCATCCCTTTTGATCTTGGCTGTAATGGCAGTTATCAACCTGACAAAAGCCACTTTGGTGGCGTTTGGAATAACCATCGATGGGCCAGCCACAACTTACCTGGAAATCCTCGAGTGGTTTGAAGTCTGTGTGCTGTCTTTTGTTCCGGCTTTATTGGGCATTTTCTTAGCTATCGCAGCTTTGTCTCAGCTCGTGAG AAACTTGTGA